One Actinomycetota bacterium genomic region harbors:
- a CDS encoding phosphatase PAP2 family protein has protein sequence MPPVIQRADERAFTWLAAKDIPALDATLPRLSKAANHSLLWIAIAAVFASFGGRKGRTAAARGLAAIALSSIVVNGPVKIFANRHRPKFDAIPLSRRLARVPVSSSFPSGHTASAVAFATAVGMEFPRTAAPLGILAAGVGVSRAYTGVHYPSDVAVGAAIGAGAAVLTRRFVVSRGAHAPAAASLPARRTIDVGRGSGLVVMVNPSAGPHLARDPAEAIREAFPDACIVETDEDPAGAVRSKCDRHLVAIVAAGGDGSINAAAAVAQELGVPLGVIPAGTLNHLARDLGIEDIGSGIETIRGGRLVQIDIGSIADSVFLNTASFGAYAELVDERESLESKIGKWPAAFVALWRTMGNDPIRVEIDGRAMRIWGIFIGNGCYTRGFVPMRRLSLDDGRLDVRILRADRRYPRLRALILAGPHRLARLSAFESRTAARIEVRSLDGPLRLARDGETFDGPARFTVEKFAKPLEVFVP, from the coding sequence ATGCCGCCCGTTATCCAGCGCGCAGACGAACGCGCGTTCACATGGCTCGCCGCGAAAGACATCCCCGCGTTGGACGCGACACTTCCTCGGCTCTCGAAGGCGGCGAACCACTCGCTGTTGTGGATCGCGATCGCGGCCGTGTTCGCGAGCTTCGGTGGACGCAAGGGGCGTACCGCCGCCGCGCGCGGGCTTGCAGCGATCGCGCTCAGCTCGATCGTCGTCAACGGTCCTGTGAAGATCTTCGCGAACCGTCACCGGCCAAAGTTCGACGCGATCCCTCTTTCACGCCGTCTTGCGCGCGTCCCGGTCAGTTCGTCGTTCCCGTCCGGACACACTGCGTCGGCGGTCGCATTCGCGACCGCGGTTGGGATGGAGTTCCCTCGAACGGCGGCGCCGCTTGGGATCCTCGCGGCGGGTGTCGGAGTTTCGCGCGCGTACACCGGCGTTCACTACCCAAGCGACGTTGCGGTCGGCGCCGCGATCGGAGCCGGCGCCGCGGTCTTGACCCGGCGTTTCGTGGTATCGCGTGGTGCTCATGCCCCTGCCGCGGCTTCGTTGCCTGCACGCCGCACGATCGATGTCGGACGAGGCAGCGGCCTCGTCGTCATGGTGAATCCTTCGGCCGGACCGCATCTCGCGCGCGACCCCGCCGAAGCGATACGCGAGGCGTTCCCCGACGCGTGCATCGTGGAGACCGACGAAGATCCCGCTGGAGCGGTTCGCTCGAAGTGCGACCGACACCTGGTAGCGATCGTTGCAGCTGGGGGCGACGGCTCGATCAATGCCGCCGCCGCCGTCGCGCAAGAGCTCGGTGTTCCACTCGGTGTCATCCCGGCCGGAACGTTGAATCACCTCGCGCGCGACCTCGGGATCGAAGACATCGGATCCGGCATCGAGACGATCCGCGGCGGTCGCTTGGTGCAGATCGACATCGGCTCGATCGCCGACAGCGTGTTCCTGAACACGGCGAGCTTCGGTGCTTACGCCGAACTCGTCGACGAGCGTGAATCTCTGGAGTCGAAGATCGGCAAGTGGCCCGCGGCGTTCGTCGCGCTTTGGCGCACCATGGGGAACGATCCGATCCGCGTTGAGATCGATGGGCGCGCGATGCGCATCTGGGGGATCTTCATCGGCAACGGATGTTACACGCGCGGCTTCGTACCGATGCGGCGTCTGTCGCTCGATGACGGACGACTCGACGTGCGGATCCTCCGCGCGGATCGACGTTACCCGCGGTTGCGCGCGCTCATCCTCGCCGGACCTCATCGCCTCGCGCGGCTTTCCGCCTTCGAGTCGAGGACTGCCGCGCGCATCGAAGTTCGTTCGCTCGACGGACCCTTGCGCCTTGCGCGCGATGGGGAGACGTTCGACGGCCCCGCGCGATTCACCGTCGAGAAGTTCGCGAAGCCGCTCGAGGTTTTCGTTCCGTGA
- a CDS encoding DUF1206 domain-containing protein, protein MGVASVLPRSRDRRQGVELLARLGLASVGVSFALVGFLALMAAFHQGGAKTDRQGALARVAHTGWGAPVLLVVAVGFAGYAIWRFVLAITGREVESGEKKHVLNRVGYAARGVFYTSLAIATVRSLFSGGASGANASQKHAATVLRWPGGAWLVGAIGVAFIAAGLFNGYRGITKKYQEKLKMWEVPKARERIVTVVAAFGLLTRMVLFAIIGWFLLTTAIGNDANKTIGLDGALQKLASQPYGRVLLGIVGIGLLAYAAFRGVEARYRTV, encoded by the coding sequence ATGGGTGTCGCATCCGTTCTGCCTCGGAGTCGGGATCGCCGCCAGGGCGTGGAACTCCTTGCGCGCTTGGGGCTCGCTTCGGTGGGAGTCTCGTTCGCGCTCGTGGGTTTCCTCGCCCTGATGGCGGCATTCCATCAGGGCGGCGCGAAGACGGACCGGCAAGGGGCGCTAGCGCGCGTGGCACACACGGGTTGGGGCGCGCCAGTTCTCCTCGTCGTCGCTGTCGGCTTCGCCGGATACGCGATCTGGCGCTTCGTCCTCGCCATCACTGGGAGAGAAGTCGAAAGCGGCGAGAAGAAACACGTCCTCAACCGAGTTGGGTACGCAGCGCGCGGTGTCTTCTACACGTCGCTCGCGATCGCGACCGTCCGTTCGCTCTTCAGCGGCGGCGCGAGCGGTGCCAACGCGTCACAGAAGCACGCGGCAACCGTACTGAGATGGCCGGGTGGCGCGTGGTTGGTCGGCGCGATCGGAGTTGCCTTCATCGCCGCGGGGCTGTTCAACGGTTACCGAGGGATCACGAAGAAGTATCAAGAGAAACTCAAGATGTGGGAGGTCCCGAAGGCGCGTGAGCGGATCGTGACGGTAGTCGCCGCGTTCGGTTTGCTCACGCGGATGGTGCTCTTCGCGATCATCGGATGGTTCCTCCTCACTACCGCGATTGGCAACGATGCGAACAAAACCATCGGACTGGACGGCGCGTTGCAGAAACTCGCGAGCCAGCCCTACGGGCGCGTCCTGCTCGGGATCGTGGGCATCGGATTGCTGGCGTATGCCGCATTCCGTGGCGTCGAAGCCCGCTATCGCACGGTCTAA
- a CDS encoding DUF3309 family protein, with the protein MLLLILLIVLIVLAFGGGHTYSSGNYRRHGFGIGGVLLIILIVLLLAGRIHIGGR; encoded by the coding sequence ATGCTCCTACTCATCTTGTTGATTGTGCTGATCGTTCTCGCGTTCGGCGGCGGACACACCTACAGCAGCGGAAACTATCGCCGTCACGGATTCGGGATCGGTGGCGTGTTGTTGATCATCCTGATCGTCCTACTGCTTGCAGGCCGCATCCATATCGGGGGCCGCTAG
- a CDS encoding CsbD family protein translates to MGGNTDKVKGRVKETVGALTGSKQLQRDGRSDERVGRTKQKVDNAIDLVRDKLENVTKSPSPSKKEK, encoded by the coding sequence ATGGGTGGTAACACGGACAAGGTGAAAGGCCGCGTTAAAGAGACGGTCGGCGCACTCACCGGCAGCAAGCAGCTACAAAGGGACGGAAGAAGCGACGAGCGCGTCGGGCGTACCAAACAGAAGGTAGACAACGCGATCGATCTCGTTCGCGACAAGCTCGAAAACGTCACGAAGTCGCCCTCGCCGAGCAAGAAAGAGAAGTGA
- a CDS encoding class F sortase codes for MAARLGDRALRRRWRTGALAGVRSLSLLATILILAMNPAYTHTSTVPDIAVARLSRSTEMAVTRGAHFGVAFSSPDTFGPLFRPGLDLRAPPVNLPIDLRIPSLKVDAQMLGVGITRSAVMDAPMGSIDDPVWQEAFWYRGSGIPGDVGTATIAGHVSGGRGPSLFAHLHDLRRGDVIVIHDTRNGLDVRFTVAATKTYPLEQLAETSVLARIYGAGPVAGRGPQAAPDGVSHLTLITCAGRYDGSSYDHRLVVYAERTN; via the coding sequence GTGGCCGCGCGCCTGGGTGATCGAGCGTTGCGTCGGCGCTGGAGGACGGGGGCTCTTGCCGGCGTTCGCTCCTTGAGCCTCCTCGCCACCATCCTGATACTGGCCATGAATCCCGCATACACACACACCTCGACCGTCCCAGACATCGCAGTCGCTCGCCTGTCTCGTTCGACAGAGATGGCAGTGACCCGCGGCGCGCACTTCGGAGTCGCCTTCAGTTCCCCAGACACATTCGGACCGCTTTTCCGTCCGGGCCTCGATCTGCGCGCACCGCCCGTGAACCTGCCGATCGATCTCCGCATCCCGTCGCTGAAGGTCGACGCCCAGATGCTGGGAGTCGGGATCACGCGGAGCGCCGTGATGGACGCACCGATGGGTTCGATCGATGATCCCGTTTGGCAAGAAGCGTTCTGGTATCGAGGCAGCGGGATCCCCGGAGATGTGGGCACTGCGACGATCGCAGGGCACGTCAGCGGTGGGCGCGGACCTTCGCTGTTTGCCCACCTACACGATCTCCGGCGAGGCGACGTGATCGTTATCCATGACACGCGGAACGGCCTCGACGTTCGCTTCACGGTCGCCGCGACAAAGACCTACCCCCTCGAGCAGCTCGCCGAAACCTCGGTCCTCGCGCGCATCTACGGTGCCGGCCCCGTTGCCGGTCGAGGACCGCAGGCGGCGCCCGACGGCGTTTCCCACTTGACACTCATCACTTGTGCCGGGCGGTACGACGGGTCCTCGTACGACCACCGCTTGGTGGTCTACGCCGAACGAACGAACTGA